The window AACTATACACAGCAATTTTAATACGGTCTACTCGAATTGCTGAGAGCATTGCTGCTTTTTCGTTACTTCCAAGTGCATACACGTATCTTCCAAAACGTGTCTTGTGCATCAAAATATAAACCAATGCAGTCATAGCAAAGAAAATAATAACTGGATAATCAAAAATCCATAAATCACTATTTGCGATAGCAGTAAACCCACTCACTTCCCCTGAAACACTTCCACCTTCTGCAATATACAACGCAATAGAACGGGCGGCCGCCATCATTCCTAATGTAGCGATAAACGAAGCAATCCTACCTTTTGCAACCATTAATCCGTTCAGAAATCCTGCAAAGGAACCAACGACTAATGCAGTAAAAATCCCAACAAGTATACTACCTGACGCATTTAACGCTAAAACTGTAATGACACCTACTAGCGCAAGCACTGATCCGACCGATAAGTCGATCCCTCCTGACAGCATAACGACTGTCATACCTAATGCTACTATTCCGATAATAGAAACTTGCATTAGTATATTGAGCTGGTTATTAATATCTAAAAATCTTGGATTCATAACAGATGATGCGATAAAAATAATAATGAAAGCAATAATAACGCTATATTCGGACCACAGCCATGTGAGACGACTTTTTGCATTTGAAACTTGCGGACTATATTCTTTTACATTTGTATTAGCCAATATTAGCGGCCTCCCTTTTCGAGCCGGTTGCATAATGCATAATTTCTTCTTCCGTTACTTCTTCTCCGTTAAATCTTGCTGTAATTTCCCCTTGGTACATCACATTAATCGTGTGACAAATTCTCATTACCTCTGGTGCCTCTGATGACAAAATAATCACCGATTTCCCTTGTTCGGCTAGTGCCACAATTTGCTGATAAATCTCTTGCTTCGCTCCAACATCGATTCCCTGTGTCGGGTTATCAAAGATTAGTATATCTGCCCCGACTTCAAGCCATTTGGCGATGATGACCTTTTGCTGATTTCCACCACTGAGCTTATCGATTGTAATTCGTGGGTTGTGTACTTTGATGTTCAACAGTTCTTTATAATACTGAAACTTTTCTCTCTCGGCATTATCTTGAATAAATCCGGTTTTCTCAAAATTCCCTAGAGATGACAGACTCATATTATGGATCACACTTAAATCTTTTATGATCGCATTTTCTTTACGATCCTTTGGAACAAGACCTATTCCCGCTTCAACCGCTTTTCGAGGGTGATCTATTTTTATCAGCTGGTCATTGATTTTTATTTCACCAGTGTATTTTTTTCGATATCCAAATAAGCTTTCAAAAAGCTCTGTCCTACCGTCTCCTGCTAGGCCTGTAAAGCCTACTATTTCGCCTTTTTTCACTTTAAAATGAATGTTCTTAAACAATCCTAAGCTTGTTAAATTGTTCACCTCTAACAATACTGGACCAAATGAATGTTCATGTACAAATCGATTTTGAGAAATCGATTTGCCAACCATAAGCTTAGTTATTGCTTCTAAGTCTTCTTGTTCGACATCTCCACTTTTAATCATTTCTCCGTCACGTAATACGGTATAACGGTCACATACTTCCTTGATTTCCTTTAGTTTGTGGGAAATATAAATAATTGAGATGCCTGATTTCTTTAAGTTCTTCATCAATTCAAATAATCGGTTCACTTCATGTTCTGCTAATGAGGTTGTTGGTTCATCCATAATAATTACGGTGGATTTATGAAGCAGTGCCTTAGATATTTCTATCAGCTGTTTGTAGGAGGTTGCTAAATTTCTTACGTATTCCTTCGGGTCTATGTCCACTCCGAGCTTAGCTAAGATTTCATGTGTTTGCTTGCACATCTCCTCTACCTTTAAAAACCCCACCTTGTTTCGAAGTTCGGAACCTAAAAACATATTTTCATAGACTTTGAGATCAGTGACCATATTAAGTTCCTGATGGATAAAGCTAATCCCTTGCTCCTGCGATACTCTAGGATTGGTCATCTTAACCTCTTTATCGTTTATGTAAATCGAGCCATTATCAGGCTGATGAACTCCCCCTAGAATATTCATCAAAGTGGATTTTCCGGCACCATTTTCCCCTAACAATGCATGAATCTCCCCTTTTTCAATCTGAAGAGTCACGTTTTTTAAAACAGGTACACCATTAAATGATTTCTTCATGTTCCTCATTGTTATATAAGGATTATTAGTCATGGTATTTATCCCTCCTAATATAGGAAAAGAGGAAATACAACAACTGTTTACACAACTATTGTATTTCCTAATATTCATTTAGAATTTAGATTCCGGATCATAGAACTCATCCACGTTTTCTTTTGTTACTTGAGTAGCTTCTTTTACAACCATAGATTCTTTTGGTTCATTTCCTTTTGCAATATCCGCCGCAATTTTCACTGCATCCTCTACCATCGTTGGTGAGTAAAGGAATGTAGCTGACATAAAACCGTCTGCTTTAATATCTTCAAATACCGCTTTACCGCCACCAGCACCTGTTACAAATTGAATGTCTGTACGTTTAGCTTCTTTAATAGCTTGTATGACACCAAGTGCCATTCCATCATCCTGTGTAAATACCGCATCTATTTGCGGATGTGCTTGTAAAATGTTTTCCATCACTTCTAGCGATTTTTCAGTAGAAAAATCACCACTCTGTGAAGCAATTATTTCCATTCCTTCTGCACTTTCCATCGCTTCTTTAAATCCTGACCCGCGTTGCTCTGTAACTGAACTCGGTGGTCCAGAGATTTCCACAACTTTTCCTTTTCCATTTAACTTTTCCACAAAATATTTACCAGCATTTACTCCAATACCTTCATTATCCCCTTTGACAACAACAGTAGCGGCATCATTTTCAAGCTCACGATCCACTATTACTAAAGGAATTCCTGCATCTTTAATCTTTTGTCCTACAGGTGAAAGTGCTGCAGACTCAATTGGAAGCATGACAATAACATCCACACCCTGTGCGATTAAATCATCTACATCGTTTGCTTGTTTATTTGGGTCAGCAGCATTTGTCATCACATATTCAATGCCATCACTTTCTTTAAGTGCTTTCGCTTGCTTTTCAGCACTATCAATTAGTGCTCCCATCCATCCATGTGTTGCTGAAGGTAAAGAAATACCGATTTTAAGAGTATCGTCTTCTTTTCCATTTGCAGAATTCGTATTATCACTACATGCCGCCAAACTGAAAACTGTTACTAAAGATAAACATATGATTAGAAACTTCTTCAACACTATTCCCCCTTTGTTTTTATAAAAAGCTCCCCTTTGTAATCGATTACATGTGAAACTAAGGGCAACGCTCTATTATTAATCCCATTTAATAACAGAGCGCCAACCTTAGTTGTATATTCTCACGTAGACTCTCGAAGAACTAGTTCATGGTTCAATATGACACTATCCACATCATTTCCTCTGATCTTATCGATTAACATTTCCCCTGCCACAGTACCCATCTTATACATAGGCTGAGCAATCGTCGTGAGCGTTGGATTTGTCATATTAGAAAAATCTATTTTGTCAAAACCAACTACTGCTACATCATTTGGTACATGCAATCCAGATGCATTTATTTCTTTGAGTGCTCCGATTGCCAAAAGGTCAGATACTGCAAATATTGCTGTCGGGCGATCCTGTATCGCTAATATCTTTTTCATAGCTTGTTGTCCATGTTCAAATCCTAGTTGTTTTGTATAAATAGTATATTCGCTGTTGAAAGGTATACCATGCTCTTCTAATGCTCGTTGATACCCCATCTCCCTCTGTCTTGCATATAAAAACTTTTCATCCGAATTCATAAGAGCAATTTTTTTATGACCAATTTGTATCAAATGCTTGACTGCCCTATACGAAGCTTCTTCATTATCTATCGACACGTAAGGAATCCCACTATCGAGGTTATACTCACTACATTGAATGATGGAATACTTTTCTGCTAGCTCTTTTAATGTTTCAATATTAACTGCTGGATCCATTGAAATAATTCCATCGGCCATCTTTTTCCTAACAAGGTCAAAGTAAATATTTTCTTTTTCTGGATTCGAATCAGTTTCACATAACAGGATATTGTAATTCTGACTAAGTGCAACGTGTTCAATTCCTTTAATAATTTCTAAATAGAAAGGGTTGGAAATGCTCGGAATTAATATTAAAAAAATTCTACTTTCTGAATTTCTTAAATTCCGTCCTAACATACTAGGCTCATAATTTAAATTTTTTATAGCCTCTTCAACCTTAATTCGGGTTTTCGACGATACTGTATTTTGTCCATTAAGTACCCTTGATACTGTGGCTACAGATACCCCTGCTTGTTTAGCCACTTGCTGTATGTTTGTCATCTTAGTAGTCTCACTTTCTCTGATTTCATTGTAAGATAAAATGAAATCGTTTACATTTCCATATTATTATATTCCGAATTATGCGTCAATATATATTTTTCATTTAAAAAAACTATTGATTTACTTGAACAATTTATATAAGGTAATAATGTAACGGTTTACATTACAGTATATTCTGATAAATATAGGAGGTTGTTTCATTGAAATTAGGTGTTTTTACGGTACTCTTCTCCGATAAAAGTTTTGAAGATATGTTAAGATATGTTTCTTCTAAAGGTATAGAAGCAATTGAACTAGGTACTGGTGGTTATCCTGGCGATTCTCACTGTAAAGTGGATGAATTGTTAAATGACGCTACGAAATTGCAAAGCTTTAAGCAAAAGATCAGTGAATATGGATTAACCATCAGCGCACTAAGCTGCCATGCAAATCCACTGCATCCACAGAAAAAAATTGCAGAGCCTGCTGATGAATTATTTATAAAAACAATGCACCTTGCATCAAAACTGGGTGTGCCCGTAGTAAATACATTTTCGGGATGCCCAGGAGATCATGAAAATGCCCTTTATCCTAACTGGCCAGTAGCTCCTTGGCCAAATGATTTCCAAGAAGTATTAAAATGGCAATGGGAAGAAAAACTGATACCATACTGGAAAGAAAAAAATGATTTAGCACAATCCCTTAACGTTAAGATCGGATTGGAACTACACGGAGGATTCTCCGTACATACACCTGCTACACTATTGCGATTAAGAGAAGCCTGTGGTCCGATGATTGGCGCTAACCTTGACCCTAGCCATATGTGGTGGCAAGGTATTGACCCAATTGAAGCCATTAAAATACTTGGACGGGAGAATGCCATCCATCATTTTCATGCAAAGGATACAATTATCGATCAGCAAAATATGAACCGAAACGGACTTACGGATATGACCGACTACACCAATATGCGTGACCGCGCATGGTATTTTAGATCCGTTGGTTTTGGACACGATCAAAAAACATGGGCAGACATCATTAGTACTCTACGATTATATGGGTATGATTATGTAGTAAGTATCGAACATGAGGATGGATTAATGTCGATCGAAGAGGGATTCACAAAAGCAGTCGAAAACTTAAAACCCATTATTGTGAAAGATTCTATCAGTCAGATGTGGTGGACGTAATAGTCATAAACGGGAACCGGGCTCTACACAATTCTAATTTCAATAAGGACCCGGCACCTTATAATATGTTCCCTGTATAAGGATATAAAACAACTCAGACACTATAACGAATTGCTTTAAATTGTGTCTCACATAGATATGAAAAACCGGGCAAAAAAGATGCCCGATTCTTTAATTTCAAGACCTGTTTCTATCTTTTTCGAAGAGGCTTTAAACAGACTTGTTGCTATACTACTACCGTTTTTTTGGGGGAGATGCTGGTCGTGACTAACGTCACGACCAGCATATTCCGCATCGCTAGGCTAGCTTCGAAACATGAAAGTGCGTTGTAACGGAGATCACTAGTATTATTTATTCGTTTTAGTACCATAAACCCTGTGATCACGGGACATTTTTATATACTTTCTTATTCTAAAAAAAAAAAAACGATTTCTTATTTGAAATCGTTTTTAGAAGTTTTATCTGCTTTAATACCTTTTGCTAAATAAATAATTAATATCATTGTTCCTGAAACGGCAACGAGCATGCTGACCAAGAAACCTGTTATCCATAGCCCAAAATCCATTGTTAAGTCTGCAAACATAAAAATAGCGAGCATCACCGCACCTATAAACATCAACACTGTTCCAAGTATTTTCAATGGGGAACCTCCTCTTGCTGTAACACGAATTTATCCTTCTCATCTTACCGAACCTAGTTATCATAAACAAACAGTATTACTTATCAACAATTCAACTCTATAAACGAAATCTCTAAAGCGATGTCTAATTTAACCTTAGTTTTAGAAAATATTGAGGATTTAGAGAAAAAATTTAAAGTTCATAAAGTGGGTACCAGTTTCTGAACTCTATCAGATCCTGGCACCCTTAACTATTTAATAGTCTCCACAAAATGCTTTAACATCCTAGCCGTTAATCCCCAAATCGTAAATTTCCCGTAGTCATAAAACCATTCTTCAATCGTTCGAGGTCTCCATTGGTATTTGTCACCATTGAAAATTTTATCATACGGAAAGTCCATAGGTGGCATCGGTTGGACAGAGACTGTGTGCATATAGGGCTCATGGTTCAAAAGCCAGCTCAGCGGGATAGTGAATACCGCTTCGACCTCTTCTTTGTTAAAGGATTCGATTTGGTGATGGTTGATAGTAGCAACAAATGGATAGACAACAAATGAAGGAGAAGCAATATATGCACTCATCTGTCCTAGGACTTGGATGCATGCTGGATCGACACCTAGCTCTTCATGTGTTTCTCGTATTGCCGCTTCCATTGGAGATGCATCTGTAGGATCGATCCGACCACCTGGAAAGCTGATGTCTCCTGGTTGCTTTCTCATCGTTAATGATCGTACCTCGAATAGGACATGCCATTCGTCATCCACTTGCACAAGTGGTATTAAAACAGCAAAACGTAGCGCTGTGTCCTCTCCTATAAAAAGCGGTTGCTTATCATGTAGCTCCTTCTTCAGCTTATCCAAAAACACAGAATCTCCCCCAACACTAAGTTTTATATTATTATCGTATCATTAAAATTGCTGTCCATAAAATAAATGGCATCTTTCGCCAAACAAAGATAAAGTTTTCTCTTACCCAAAGCGAAGCATCGAATAAAGTAGAAAAAAAACACTCAGATAGAAAATCTAATCTGAGTGTTTATTTTAAGTCAAAAGCCTTAATAGGTTTCAATTCAATTCTGAATTCTATCAGAAGTTGATACGCTAATTAGCGCACTTTTTCCTTTTTAAGCTGCTTACTTCTCAACTGGCCACAGGCTGCATCAATGTCTGTCCCGTGTTCTTGGCGAATTTTACAATTGACGCCTCGCTTTTTCAACGTGTCATAGAAGGATAAAACCGATTCCTGCTCACTTCTTTGGTACTGACTGTGTTCATCAACTGGATTATACGGGATTAAGTTCACATACAGCTGGTCCTTAATATCATGAAGAAGATCCGCAAGTTCCTCCGCTACCTCTTTTGTATCATTTACGTCCTTCAATAAAATATATTCAATCGTAATTCTACGGTTGTTTTTTGCTAAATAATATTTAAGAGATTCCATTAGCTTTTCAATTGGCATAGCACGATTTATCTTCATAATTCTAGTGCGTAGCTCGTTGTTCGGTGCATGTAAGGATATCGCTAGATTGACTGGGATTTTCGTATCGGTGAATTCATAGATTTTATTGACAATTCCACTCGTTGAAACGGTAATCTTTCGAGCTGCTATTGCCAGTCCTTTATGATCGATAACAACGTTTAAAAAGTCTAACAGATTTGCAAAATTATCAAATGGTTCTCCAATTCCCATCACTACAATATGGCTTACAATGTCTTTTTGTTCAAGTTGATCCAGGTGCAGTTGGATATTCATGATCTGTTCTACAATTTCTCCGCTGGATAAATCTCGACTCTTTGCGAGTAAGCCACTTGCACAGAAACTACAGCCAATGTTACAGCCTACTTGAGTCGTCACA is drawn from Psychrobacillus sp. INOP01 and contains these coding sequences:
- a CDS encoding ABC transporter permease gives rise to the protein MANTNVKEYSPQVSNAKSRLTWLWSEYSVIIAFIIIFIASSVMNPRFLDINNQLNILMQVSIIGIVALGMTVVMLSGGIDLSVGSVLALVGVITVLALNASGSILVGIFTALVVGSFAGFLNGLMVAKGRIASFIATLGMMAAARSIALYIAEGGSVSGEVSGFTAIANSDLWIFDYPVIIFFAMTALVYILMHKTRFGRYVYALGSNEKAAMLSAIRVDRIKIAVYSLAGLLVSVAAIIETSRLNSISSSSSGVQYELDAIAAVIIGGTRMTGGRGKIIGTLFGVLILGILNNMMNLMNVSPYLQGFVKGLIIIIAVVFQKRE
- a CDS encoding sugar ABC transporter ATP-binding protein, translating into MTNNPYITMRNMKKSFNGVPVLKNVTLQIEKGEIHALLGENGAGKSTLMNILGGVHQPDNGSIYINDKEVKMTNPRVSQEQGISFIHQELNMVTDLKVYENMFLGSELRNKVGFLKVEEMCKQTHEILAKLGVDIDPKEYVRNLATSYKQLIEISKALLHKSTVIIMDEPTTSLAEHEVNRLFELMKNLKKSGISIIYISHKLKEIKEVCDRYTVLRDGEMIKSGDVEQEDLEAITKLMVGKSISQNRFVHEHSFGPVLLEVNNLTSLGLFKNIHFKVKKGEIVGFTGLAGDGRTELFESLFGYRKKYTGEIKINDQLIKIDHPRKAVEAGIGLVPKDRKENAIIKDLSVIHNMSLSSLGNFEKTGFIQDNAEREKFQYYKELLNIKVHNPRITIDKLSGGNQQKVIIAKWLEVGADILIFDNPTQGIDVGAKQEIYQQIVALAEQGKSVIILSSEAPEVMRICHTINVMYQGEITARFNGEEVTEEEIMHYATGSKREAANIG
- a CDS encoding substrate-binding domain-containing protein, which codes for MKKFLIICLSLVTVFSLAACSDNTNSANGKEDDTLKIGISLPSATHGWMGALIDSAEKQAKALKESDGIEYVMTNAADPNKQANDVDDLIAQGVDVIVMLPIESAALSPVGQKIKDAGIPLVIVDRELENDAATVVVKGDNEGIGVNAGKYFVEKLNGKGKVVEISGPPSSVTEQRGSGFKEAMESAEGMEIIASQSGDFSTEKSLEVMENILQAHPQIDAVFTQDDGMALGVIQAIKEAKRTDIQFVTGAGGGKAVFEDIKADGFMSATFLYSPTMVEDAVKIAADIAKGNEPKESMVVKEATQVTKENVDEFYDPESKF
- a CDS encoding LacI family DNA-binding transcriptional regulator; translated protein: MTNIQQVAKQAGVSVATVSRVLNGQNTVSSKTRIKVEEAIKNLNYEPSMLGRNLRNSESRIFLILIPSISNPFYLEIIKGIEHVALSQNYNILLCETDSNPEKENIYFDLVRKKMADGIISMDPAVNIETLKELAEKYSIIQCSEYNLDSGIPYVSIDNEEASYRAVKHLIQIGHKKIALMNSDEKFLYARQREMGYQRALEEHGIPFNSEYTIYTKQLGFEHGQQAMKKILAIQDRPTAIFAVSDLLAIGALKEINASGLHVPNDVAVVGFDKIDFSNMTNPTLTTIAQPMYKMGTVAGEMLIDKIRGNDVDSVILNHELVLREST
- a CDS encoding sugar phosphate isomerase/epimerase — protein: MKLGVFTVLFSDKSFEDMLRYVSSKGIEAIELGTGGYPGDSHCKVDELLNDATKLQSFKQKISEYGLTISALSCHANPLHPQKKIAEPADELFIKTMHLASKLGVPVVNTFSGCPGDHENALYPNWPVAPWPNDFQEVLKWQWEEKLIPYWKEKNDLAQSLNVKIGLELHGGFSVHTPATLLRLREACGPMIGANLDPSHMWWQGIDPIEAIKILGRENAIHHFHAKDTIIDQQNMNRNGLTDMTDYTNMRDRAWYFRSVGFGHDQKTWADIISTLRLYGYDYVVSIEHEDGLMSIEEGFTKAVENLKPIIVKDSISQMWWT
- a CDS encoding CoA pyrophosphatase: MFLDKLKKELHDKQPLFIGEDTALRFAVLIPLVQVDDEWHVLFEVRSLTMRKQPGDISFPGGRIDPTDASPMEAAIRETHEELGVDPACIQVLGQMSAYIASPSFVVYPFVATINHHQIESFNKEEVEAVFTIPLSWLLNHEPYMHTVSVQPMPPMDFPYDKIFNGDKYQWRPRTIEEWFYDYGKFTIWGLTARMLKHFVETIK
- the rlmN gene encoding 23S rRNA (adenine(2503)-C(2))-methyltransferase RlmN → MNKKSIYGLTLHQLIEWLNEHGHKKSRALQVWDWLYRKRVTNFADMTDVHEECIQLLQDHYTIQTLTEHIKQEAADGTMKFLFRLQDGNLIETVMMRHKYGISVCVTTQVGCNIGCSFCASGLLAKSRDLSSGEIVEQIMNIQLHLDQLEQKDIVSHIVVMGIGEPFDNFANLLDFLNVVIDHKGLAIAARKITVSTSGIVNKIYEFTDTKIPVNLAISLHAPNNELRTRIMKINRAMPIEKLMESLKYYLAKNNRRITIEYILLKDVNDTKEVAEELADLLHDIKDQLYVNLIPYNPVDEHSQYQRSEQESVLSFYDTLKKRGVNCKIRQEHGTDIDAACGQLRSKQLKKEKVR